The Myotis daubentonii chromosome 9, mMyoDau2.1, whole genome shotgun sequence genome has a segment encoding these proteins:
- the LOC132242321 gene encoding casein kinase I-like, with translation MASCSSSQAEFTVRGKYKLVRKIGSGSFGDIYLAINITNGEEVAVKLESLKARHPQLLYESKLYKILQGGVGIPHIRWYGQEKDHNVLVMDLLGPSLEDLFNFCSRSFTMKTILMLADQMISRVEYVHTKNFIHRDIKPDNFLMGIGRHCNKLFLIDFGLAKKYRDNRTRQHIPYREDKNLTGTARYASINAHLGVEQSRRDDMESLGYVLMYFNRTSLPWQGLKAATKVQKYEKISEKKMSIPVEVLCKGFPSEFAMYLNYCRGLRFEEAPNYMYLRQLFRILFRTLNHQYDYTFDWTTLKQKAAQSAASSSGQGQQATTPTGC, from the coding sequence ATGGCGAGCTGCAGCAGCTCTCAGGCCGAATTCACTGTCCGGGGGAAATACAAGCTGGTGCGCAAGATCGGGTCTGGCTCCTTCGGGGACATCTACCTGGCGATCAACATCACCAACGGCGAGGAGGTGGCGGTGAAGCTCGAGTCCCTGAAGGCCCGGCACCCGCAGCTGCTGTACGAGAGCAAGCTCTACAAGATCCTGCAGGGCGGGGTGGGCATCCCGCACATCCGCTGGTACGGGCAGGAGAAAGACCACAATGTGCTGGTCATGGACCTCCTGGGGCCCAGCCTGGAGGACCTCTTCAACTTCTGCTCCAGGAGCTTCACCATGAAGACCATACTGATGCTGGCGGACCAGATGATCAGCAGGGTGGAATATGTGCATACCAAGAATTTCATACACCGAGACATCAAACCGGACAACTTCCTCATGGGCATCGGGCGCCACTGTAATAAGTTGTTCCTGATTGATTTCGGTTTGGCCAAAAAGTACAGAGACAACAGGACAAGGCAACACATACCGTACAGAGAAGATAAGAACCTCACGGGCACGGCCCGGTATGCGAGCATCAATGCCCACCTTGGCGTGGAACAGAGTCGCCGGGACGACATGGAATCGTTAGGCTATGTTTTGATGTATTTTAACAGAACCAGCCTGCCGTGGCAAGGACTGAAGGCTGCCACCAAGGTACAGAAATACGAGAAGATTAGCGAAAAGAAGATGTCCATTCCCGTTGAAGTCTTATGTAAGGGGTTTCCTTCGGAATTTGCCATGTACTTAAACTACTGCCGTGGGCTGCGCTTTGAAGAAGCCCCGAATTACATGTATCTGAGGCAGCTCTTCCGCATTCTTTTCAGGACCCTGAACCACCAGTATGACTACACATTTGACTGGACAACGCTGAAGCAGAAAGCAGCCCAGTCGGCGGCCTCTTCCAGTGGGCAGGGTCAGCAGGCCACAACCCCCACAGGTTGCTAA